Proteins encoded together in one Rhodospirillaceae bacterium window:
- a CDS encoding MerR family transcriptional regulator → MSSSAERLPTADRVLGSDQASQKSDSVAAQRRTAARRVEKAAGAFRTISEVADDLEVPQHVLRFWETKFPQIKPMKRGGGRRYYRPEDVDLLRAIRGLLYDQGYTIKGVQKLIREGALRLGAEFADAEALAGGLDPVGNGHDGLESGHLADGTTDPTLAARIGQAQAMLDLPLFKAAALDERQIREVKAITNELEELRDRLRKVLG, encoded by the coding sequence ATGAGCTCCTCGGCAGAACGACTCCCCACCGCCGATCGGGTCCTGGGATCGGATCAGGCATCTCAGAAATCGGACTCGGTCGCGGCCCAGCGCCGCACGGCGGCCCGCCGGGTGGAGAAGGCCGCGGGCGCCTTCCGCACGATCTCGGAAGTGGCCGACGACCTCGAAGTGCCGCAGCATGTGCTCCGCTTCTGGGAGACCAAATTCCCCCAGATCAAGCCGATGAAGCGGGGCGGTGGCCGCCGCTATTACCGGCCGGAAGACGTTGACCTGCTGCGCGCCATCCGGGGCCTGCTCTATGACCAGGGCTATACCATCAAGGGCGTCCAGAAGCTGATCCGCGAGGGGGCCCTGCGCCTCGGCGCCGAATTCGCCGATGCCGAGGCCCTGGCTGGCGGGCTGGACCCCGTCGGCAACGGCCATGACGGGCTCGAATCCGGTCATCTGGCCGACGGCACCACAGACCCGACCTTGGCGGCCAGGATCGGCCAGGCTCAGGCCATGCTCGATCTGCCTCTGTTCAAGGCAGCAGCCCTCGACGAGCGCCAGATCCGTGAGGTGAAGGCCATCACCAACGAACTCGAGGAACTGCGCGACCGCCTCCGGAAAGTCCTGGGCTGA
- a CDS encoding integration host factor subunit alpha has translation MKGNTITRAHLAEAVYQEVGLSRNESAELVDTVLDEVSHALVRGESVKISSFGSFLVRLKGDRVGRNPKTGEEVPIKPRRVLVFRASHVLKDRVNKGAEKQP, from the coding sequence ATGAAGGGCAACACGATCACTCGCGCGCATCTGGCCGAAGCCGTCTATCAAGAGGTGGGCCTCTCGCGCAATGAATCAGCCGAGCTGGTGGACACCGTGCTCGACGAAGTTTCGCATGCGCTCGTCCGTGGCGAGAGCGTCAAGATCTCATCCTTCGGCAGCTTCCTCGTCCGCCTCAAGGGCGACCGTGTCGGCCGCAATCCGAAGACCGGCGAAGAAGTGCCGATCAAGCCGCGCCGCGTCCTCGTCTTCCGCGCGTCGCACGTGCTGAAGGACCGGGTCAACAAGGGCGCTGAAAAACAACCATGA